The Kitasatospora sp. NBC_00374 genome has a segment encoding these proteins:
- a CDS encoding DUF3180 domain-containing protein: protein MKPLRLRLLLGIAAVAAVLSWAGAKLWDARGALPGVPVFAPFVMAGIAVVLLATAISLRSRLKAVRERQPGAKGVDPLGAARALVLGQASALVSAVVSGVYAGVGIVLLGQLDIAVRRSQAITAGFAVLAGAAVIAVALWLQHICRLPEDHEGGPAGRPAAHR, encoded by the coding sequence GTGAAGCCGCTCCGTCTCCGTCTGCTGCTCGGCATCGCCGCGGTGGCCGCGGTGCTGTCCTGGGCCGGTGCCAAGCTGTGGGACGCGCGCGGCGCGCTGCCCGGCGTACCGGTCTTCGCGCCCTTCGTGATGGCCGGGATCGCGGTGGTGCTGCTGGCCACCGCGATCTCGCTGCGGTCCAGGCTGAAGGCCGTCCGGGAGCGGCAGCCGGGGGCCAAGGGAGTCGATCCGCTGGGCGCGGCCCGGGCCCTGGTGCTCGGTCAGGCCAGCGCGCTGGTGTCGGCGGTGGTGTCCGGGGTGTACGCGGGCGTGGGCATCGTGCTGCTCGGCCAGCTGGACATCGCGGTCCGCAGGTCGCAGGCGATCACCGCGGGCTTCGCCGTCCTGGCGGGTGCGGCGGTGATCGCGGTCGCGCTCTGGCTGCAGCACATCTGCCGGCTCCCCGAGGACCACGAGGGCGGCCCGGCCGGCCGCCCCGCCGCCCACCGCTGA
- the folB gene encoding dihydroneopterin aldolase: MDRVTLRGLRARGHHGVFERERIEGQTFVVDLVLHLDTRPAAAGDDLTRTAHYGIIAEEVTAVIAGDPVDLIETLAQRIADQCLTHEAVEEVEVTVHKPDAPITVPFDDVTITIHRGRA, translated from the coding sequence CTGGACCGCGTCACCCTGCGGGGCCTGCGCGCCCGGGGCCACCACGGCGTCTTCGAGCGCGAGCGGATCGAGGGCCAGACCTTCGTCGTCGATCTCGTGCTCCACCTGGACACCCGGCCCGCCGCCGCGGGGGACGACCTCACCCGTACGGCCCACTACGGGATCATCGCCGAGGAGGTCACCGCGGTCATCGCGGGAGACCCGGTCGACCTGATCGAGACGCTCGCCCAGCGGATCGCCGACCAGTGCCTCACCCACGAGGCCGTCGAGGAGGTCGAGGTGACCGTGCACAAGCCGGACGCCCCGATCACCGTCCCGTTCGACGACGTCACCATCACCATTCACCGGGGCCGCGCATGA
- the folK gene encoding 2-amino-4-hydroxy-6-hydroxymethyldihydropteridine diphosphokinase, whose protein sequence is MSTSDPTASPTTFDLERRVDCAESTLHTTRSAVVALGSNLGNRLETLQGAVDALADTPGIRITAVSAVFETEALGGPGEQPNYFNAVAVLRTSLPPRDLLDRANAVEDAFGRVREVRWGARTLDVDILAYEGVTSDDPVLLLPHPRAHQRAFVLAPWQDADPAAEVPGQGPVGELLAGIADQPGQVVRRREDLQLRLPE, encoded by the coding sequence ATGAGCACCAGCGACCCGACCGCCTCGCCGACCACGTTCGACCTGGAGCGCCGGGTGGACTGCGCCGAATCCACCCTGCACACCACCCGCTCCGCCGTGGTCGCCCTCGGCAGCAACCTCGGCAACCGGCTGGAGACCCTGCAGGGCGCCGTGGACGCGCTCGCGGACACCCCCGGCATCAGGATCACCGCCGTCTCGGCCGTGTTCGAGACCGAGGCCCTCGGCGGCCCGGGCGAGCAGCCGAACTACTTCAACGCCGTCGCCGTGCTGCGCACCAGCCTGCCGCCGCGCGACCTGCTGGACCGCGCCAACGCGGTCGAGGACGCCTTCGGCCGGGTCCGGGAGGTCCGCTGGGGCGCCCGCACGCTGGACGTGGACATCCTCGCCTACGAGGGCGTGACCAGCGACGACCCGGTGCTGCTGCTGCCGCACCCGCGGGCGCACCAGCGGGCCTTCGTGCTCGCCCCCTGGCAGGACGCCGACCCCGCCGCCGAGGTGCCGGGCCAGGGCCCGGTCGGCGAGCTGCTCGCAGGCATCGCCGACCAGCCGGGCCAGGTGGTCCGGCGCCGCGAGGACCTGCAGCTGCGGCTGCCGGAGTAG